CGGAATCCTCTTCGGGCTGTTTCCGCTCGCGGTGGGCGGACTCCTGCTCTTCGGCGGGAGCGTCGCCGGGATGAGCACAGAAACGGGGTACGCGCGGTCCCCGTGGCGCGCGCTGGTCGGCGTCGCCGTCCCGCTGGCGGCGCTCGGCGTCGCCTTCGTCTTCACGCCGATCGATCTACCCAGCCGGGGGACCGCGATCGTCGCCGCGGCGGTCATCCTCGTCGCGGCGGGCGGCGCCGGCGCGCTGTTCAGCCAGGGACAGGAGCCGACCTACTGACTGGGACAGGAACCGATCTACTGACGGCGGGATTCTCACCGGACCGGCCCTGACGCCGTCGGCGCCGAACCAACAACCTATTTGATTCTCCACCGAAACGGTCGCCTATGGCGAACAAGATCTTCGATCGGGACACGTTGCTCGACCTCACCGTCAACGTGGTTCCCCTGTTCATCATCGCGTTCTTCGTCGTCGCGTTCGCGGTGATCTCACCGTTCGGCATCGACCCGATGGCGTCGGCCATCCAGTTCGGGCTGCTCGCCATCCCGTTCGTCCTGCTGGCGATCCTGACGTACTTCGCCGGCCGCGCCGTCGCGGGGAGCGAACAGTCCGGCGACGTCTATCTCCCGGGCCAGGCCGGCGTCCGCGGCGCCGAACCGCTCGAAGGCTACGGCCACGACGAATCCGACTCCGAGGTCGAAGCCGAAGCGGCGGCCGGTGCGGTCGAAGGCGAGACCGACGCCGACGCGGGCGACGATGCCGAGGCGACCGAGACTGACGCCGCGAGCGCGGAAGACACCGAGGCGGACGAGGGCGACGACGGCGCGGACGCCGACGCCGCAGACACCGACGACGGCGACGACTCCTCGAAAGCGAACTGAGCCGCTTCCGCCGGCGTTCGATACGCGTTCTTCTCTCGGCGGATTCTCGTTCGTCACGTTCGATTCCCCCGCTGTGCCTCCTGTCGGTCGTTTTATCGGAGCTGAGACGGCTGCGCCGTCCCGAACCTTTCATTACCTTTCGTTCCTCAGACTCCCCTATGCAGGTCAACGGACAGCTCGCACTGACGGTCCTTATGGGGCTCTTCCTCGTGGCCGTCGCCGCGTGGCTCGCGCGGATCGAAAACTGGCGTTCGTACAGCCCGATCGCGGGCGGCGGCGCCTTCGGGCAAGGGGAAGGATACGTTTCCGAGGAGAAACCGTCCGGTGTCATCCGCTGGCTCACCACAGTGGACCACAAGGACATCGGCATCCTGTACGGCACGTACGGGCTCATCGCGTTCGTGGTCGGCGGCCTGATGGTCGTCGTGATGCGGATCGAGCTGATCGATCCCGGGATGACGCTCATCTCGAATCAGTTCTACAACTCGATGCTGACGAGTCACGGTATCACGATGCTGTTCCTGTTCGGGACGCCGATCATCGCGGCGTTCGCGAACTATCTGGTGCCGCTCCTGATCGGCGCGGACGACATGGCGTTCCCGCGGATCAACGCGATCGCGTTCTGGCTCCTGCCGCCGGCGGCGCTTCTCATCTGGGCCGGCTTCTTCCCGATTCCGGAGGTCATTCCGGCGCAGACCGCCTGGACGATGTACACCCCGCTGTCTGCGGGCGTCGGTGCCGGCAATCAGGCCAACGCCGGCGTCGATCTGATGCTCTTGGGGCTTCACCTGTCAGGCGTCTCCGCGACGATGGGTGCGATCAACTTCATCGCGACCATCTTCACCGAACGCGGCGACGACGTCTCGTGGGCGAACCTGGACATCTTCTCGTGGACGATCCTCACCCAGTCGGGGCTGATCCTGTTCGCCTTCCCGCTTCTGGGTAGCGCGCTCGTGATGCTGCTGTTCGACCGCAACTTCGGGACGACGTTCTTCGCCGGCGGCGACGGGGCGATCCTCTGGCAGCACCTGTTCTGGTTCTTCGGCCATCCCGAGGTCTACATTCTGGTGCTTCCCCCGATGGGGATCGTCAGCTACGTCCTCCCGCGCTTTGCGGGACGGCGCCTCTTCGGGTTCAAGTTCGTCGTCTACTCGACGCTCGCGATCGGCGTCCTCTCCTTCGGCGTGTGGGCGCACCACATGTTCGCGACCGGCATCGACCCGCGGCTCCGGGCGTCCTTTATGGCGGTCTCGCTCGCCATCGCGATACCGAGCGCGGTGAAGACATTCAACTGGATCACGACGATGTGGAACGGTCGCGTGCGGCTGACGACGCCGATGCTGTTCTGTATCGGCTTCGTCTCGAACTTCATCATCGGCGGCGTCACCGGCGTCTTCCTGGCGTCGATCCCCGTCGACCTGATCCTGCACGACACCTACTACGTCGTCGGGCACTTCCACTACATCGTGATGGGCGCGATCGCCTTCGCCGGGTTCGCGGGCCTGTACTACTGGTTCCCGCTCTACACCGGCCGGATGTACCAGAAGACGCTCGGCAAGGCGCACTTCTGGCTGTCGATGGTCGGGACGAACATCACGTTCTTCGCGATGATCCTGCTCGGCTACGGCGGGATGCCGCGGCGGTACGCGACGTACCTCCCGCAGTTCGCGACGCTCCATCAGGTCGCGACGCTCGGCGCGCTCATCTTGCTCGTCGGCCAGATCATCTTCGTGTGGAACTTCGTCCAGTCGTGGCTCGAAGGCCCGCAGATCGAGGACGGCGACCCGTGGAACCTCCGGGACGCGGGCCTCTACACCGCCGAGTGGGACTGGTACGACCAGAAGCTTCAGACGGCCATCGCCGACGGCGGCGAGGAAGAACAAGCGCTGCCCGACGGCGGCGAAGCGGTCGACGCGTCCGCTGAGGACGACTGAGGTCGCCGTCGGATCCGATTTTTTCGTTTCTCTTCGTTTCAGTTCCGCCGATTCTGTCACGGCCTGCGGTCGATCGTCGAGAGCGGTCAGACCGCGAGGATGATTCCCGTCGCGAACATCAGCACCACGACGGCCGCCAGGATGAGTCCGAGGAGGTCTCTGTCGCTCATACGCCGAATTCGACCCAGTCGGGCAAAGGTGCGTCGGTCCGGAGCAGGTGACCCGTCCCGAGTCCGTGCCGGTCCGTCCGCTTCGCCGCGCCGAGTGGCGCGCCGTCCGCGCGGCCGATAATCACTATTATCGGCCTGCGCGACGCACCTCCGGTGTGACCGAACGGGACCCCGACGCGGAGAGGGACGTGCGAGTCGGCGACGACCCGACGGCGGGAGCGGCCCGCACGGACGCCCGCGAGGGATCGCGGTTCGTCATCCAACTGTACGTCGCGCTCGTCGCGGTCGCGGCGACCGCCGGACTGCTCACGGGGGCGTTCGTCGATGGGCTCTCGGCGCCGCGGTTCCTCTTTCTGGTTCCGCTGCCGCCGACGCCGCTCGGTTTCGCCGTCTACGGCGGGCTCACCGTCGCGCTCGTCCTCGGGATCCCGCTCGCGCTGGTGCGCTACGTCTCGCAGAACATCGACGACGTCGAGGGACAATAGCAGCGCAGCCGCTCGCGGAGGGCTGACAGCCGACGACGCTCGGCTACTCGCGTCGGTGTCGTCGGACACCCGCGGGCCGACGCGAGCGGGGCTTACCTCACGGGGACGCTGGCCGCGGCTTCGGGGATAAACGCTCGTCCTCGGAATCCCGCTCGCGCTGGCCACGTTTTTATTCCGGGCGGGCGTAGCGTCCCGACGATGGACGTAGACGATCACGCCGAGGAGCTCGCCTCCGCCCTCGGTGTCGACAAAGCGGAGGTCAAAGACGACTTGGAGAACCTCGTGTCGTACAGCGTACCGATCGACGAGGCCAAACAGAGCATCCGCCGCAAGTACGGCGGCGGCGACGGGGGCGACGCGACTCCCTCGACGAAGGACGTCGCGGACGTCACGCCCGAGGACGGCAACGTCACCGTGACCGTCCGGGTGCTCTCTGTCGGCCGTCGGTCGATCCGCTACCAGGGCGAAGAGCAGGTCATCCGCGAGGGCGAGTTCGCGGACGCGACCGGGAAGATCTCCTACACCGCCTGGGAGGACTTCGGCTTCGAGCCCGGCGACTCGATCACCGTCGGCAACGCCGGCGTCCGCGAGTGGGAGGGCGAGCCCGAACTCAACGTCGGGCAGTCCTCGACGGTCGCCATCGAGACCGAGCCCGTGGAGGTCCCCTACGAGATCGGCGGCGACACCGACCTCGTGGACCTCCGGTCGGGCCACCGCGGCCGAAACGTCGAAGTCCGGGTGCTGGAGGCCGAAGAGCGCGTCATCGACGGCCGCGACGGCGAGACCACGATCCGCTCGGGCGTCGTCGCCGACGAGACCGGGCGGCTCCCGTTCACGGACTGGGAGGCCAGATCGGAGCTCCGCGAGGGCCACGACTTCCGGCTCGAAGAGGTGTACGTCCGGGAGTTCCGCGGCGTGCCGCAGGTGAACCTCTCGGAGTACACGACCGTGACCCCGCTGGCGCGCGAGATCGAGGTCGACGACGAGGCCCCGCGGATGGGCATCGCCGAGGCCGTCGGCTCCGGGGGCCTCTTCGACGTCGAACTCGTCGGGAACGTGCTCGAAGTCCGCGACGGTTCGGGGCTCATCGAGCGCTGTCCCGAATGCGGTCGGGTGCTCCAGAACGGCCAGTGCCGCACCCACGGCGCGGTCGACGGCGAGGACGATATGCGCGTGAAGGCGATCGTCGACGACGGGACCGGTACCGTGACGGCGATCTTGGACCGCGAACTCACAGAGGAACTGTATGGCGGCACCCTCGAAGACGCGATGGAGGCCGCCCGCGACGCGATGAGCAAGGAGGTCGTCGCCGACGAGATCCGCGAGCGCGTCGTCGGTCACGAGTACCGCGTCCGCGGCAATCTCTCGGTCGACGACTACGGCGCGAACGTCGAGGCCAGCGAGTTCGAGCGCGCGGGCGACGACCCGGCCGCGCGTGCGACCGAGATCCTGACGGAGGTGCGGCCGTGAGCGACGCGCCGCAGGGTCGCGAGGTGGCCCGTCGGGTCTTCGCCGCCGAGTTCGACGACGCGACGCTGTCTTATTCGGAAAGCGACGAGGAGCGCGCGCCGAACTACGTCGTCACCCCCACCGGGGCGCGGATCAATCGCCTGTTCGCCGTCGGCGCGCTGACCGAGGTCGAGTCGGTCAACGACGACATCGTCCGCGGGCGGATCGCGGACCCGACGGGCGTGTTCGTCAGCTACGCCGGCCAGTACCAGCCCGACGCGATGGGCTTTCTCGAACGCGCGGAGCCGCCGTGCTTCGTCTCGCTGACCGGCAAGGCCCGCACCTACCAGCCGGACGACTCCGATCGGATCTTCACGTCGGTCCGCCCCGAGAGCCTCAACGAGGTCGACGCCGACACCCGCGACCGCTGGGTCGTCGCCGCCGCCGAGGCGACGCTCGAACGCGTCGCGACGACCGCCGCGGCGCTCGATCTCGACGTCTGCGGCGACGACCTCCGAGCCGCGCTCGAATCCCGCGGCGTCGACGCGGCGCTCGCTCAGGGCGTCGCGCTCGCGATCGATCACTACGAGCCGACCGAACACTATCTCGAAGCGGTCCGCACGATGGCGATCCAGGGGCTCGAACTCGTCGCCGGCGAGCGCGAGGCCGTCGACGGGCTCGCGGTCGATCCCGACGAGGCCGGCCCCGACGAACTCGGCCCGCTCCCCGACGTCGCCGCGGCCTCCGCCGCGCCCGCCGACGCGACAGCGACCGCCGGTACGGGAACGGAAGGAGCCGGAGCCGCCGACGAGGCCGCCGAAGCGACCGGATCGACTGCATCGACCGCATCGGAGCCGTCCTCCCAGTCCGCGGCGGACGAATCCGAGCCGACGGTCGAGACCTCCGAGTCGCCGACGGCGGACGAATCCGAGGCACAGCCCGCGGCCGAGACCGCCGCCGCCGACGTGTCCGATCAGTCTGCACCCGCTGAAGTCGACTCCGAGGGCTCCGCGTCCGCGGACGCCGAATCGACGGCGACGGAGGACCCGTCGCCGAGCGACTCGGTCGACGGACCGGGCGATTTCGACGGAGCGGACGAAGGCGACGAACCGGACGCGCCCGCGGAATCGGCCGCCGACGAGACAACCGGATCCGACGAACTGGGCGACTTCGGCGTCGACGCCGGCGGGGCGGATCCGGACGATATCGAAACCGGAATCGACGAGGGCGAGATGTACGAACTCGACCCCGAGGAGCGCGCCGAGATCGAGGCCGAGTACGGCACCGAGTTCGCGACGGGCAACGAAGTCAGCGAGCCGGGCGAGGCCGACATCGACGTCCCGGACGTCGACGAACTGGAGGCCGAGGCCGGAGAGTCGGACGAGGCCGACGCGACCCCGTCCGAGCCGGCGGCCCCCGAGCCGACTGCGGAGTCGTCGCCGGCCGAGGAGACCGCCGACGCAGACGTCGAATCGGCTGACGTCGCTGGCGAAGGCGCCGGCGACGGGACAGCAACGGAGGACGACCCCGAGCCGGCGGTCGACGACTCAGCCGACGACTTGGCTGCGGACGCAGCGGACGTCGACCTCGAAGACGCCGCGGTCGCCGTGATGGAGAACCTCGACGACGGCGACGGCGCCGACCGGGAGGCGGTGATCGCGGCCGTCGTCGAGGAGTACGGCGCCGACCCCGACGACGTCGAGGACGCGATCCAGGAGGCGCTGATGAGCGGCCAGTGCTACGAGCCCAACGAGGGCACGCTGAAGGCGATCTGAGGGGGAGTGATGGACGGCGGCGATTCCCCGTCGGTGAGCGGTTCGGGTTCCCTCGTCGAGCCGATCCCCGGCGAACCCGCGGCGCGCGCGCGCCTCGATGGCGAGACGGCGCTCGTCGTTTCCGACTACCACGCCGGAATCGAGGTCGGCCTCCGCTACGAGCGCGGCGTCGAACTCGACAGCAACGCCGACCTCCGACGCATCCGGCTCCTCGGCCTGCTCGATCGCGTCGACCCGGATCGCGTGGTCGTCCTCGGCGACCTCGGCCACCGGATCGGATCGGCCGACGGCGCCGAGTCCGAGGAGCTCGCCGACCTGTTCGACGCCCTCGGCGACCGGCCGGTCACGCTCGTCCGCGGGAACCACGACGCGGGGCTCGAATCCGAACTCGCCGACGTCGGCGGCGAGCGCGTCACCGTGACAGGCCCGGAGGGCGTCAGACTGGGCCGCGTCGGGTTCGTCCACGGCCACACCTGGCCGTCGCGGGAGGTCGTCGAGAGCGACGTCGTCTGCGTCGGCCACGAACACCCGGCCGTCAGACTCGAAGACGAGGTCGGCGGCGGCCGCAAGGAGCGCGCGTGGCTCCGCGGGCCGCTCCGACCCGAGCCCTTCGCCGAACACCTCGGCGTCGCCGTCGACGAGTTCGACTGGCGCGGTCCCGAACTGATCGTCTTCCCGGCGTTCAACGACCGCTCGGGCGGCACCTGGGTCAACGTCGAGGGCCAGGGGTTCCTCTCGCCGTTCCTCCCCCGCGCGCTCGTCGCCGCCGACGCCGACGTGTATCTCCTCGACGGCACGCGGCTGGGGCCGTACCGGACGGTCTGAGCCGAGCGGCGAACGCCGGACTCGTAGTGACTACTCTCAGGCGACGCCGACGAGCAGTCCGAGCGCGTAGAGGACCGCGCCCGCGACGGCCGCGATCGCGACGAGGTTCCACTCCTCGGGACCGCCCGCGCGCTCGGGTCGGCGCAGGGCGTAGCCGGCGCTCGCGACGACGAGGACGCCGCCGACGGCGACGCCGATCGCGCCCGGGCCGCCGGATCGGATCGAATCTGCGACCGAGACGACAGAGAGGACGCCGTAGGCCAGGAGGGCCGCCCAGAACGCCGTTCGGGGCTTCACGTCCGGGCTTCGGTCCTCCGGCACGAAATACTTCCCGGCGAGGTCGCGCCCGCGGGGCACACCCGAGGGCGCCTCCCTTTTCCGTTTCGAGCGGGAATCGGCGGTATGCGAACCTCGACTAAGGTGATCGCGGCGGGCGTGCTACTGTTCGCGGTTCCGCTTCCGGGGACCTTCATCGGCGGCGCGCTCGTCGCGGCCGCGGGCGGCGGCATTCGGCTCTTCCTCGAGTAGGGTGCCGCGGTCCGGCCGCGTTCGGCCGCGCTCGGCGATCGGAACGTGGTGCTTAATCCGCTCGCGCCGGTAGTGGGACCGATGTCGGACGGTACGTCCGCCCGCGGGATGGACGCGTTCACGGCCCTCGGCGAGCCCCTCCGGACGGCCCTGTCCGAGCGCGGCTTCGCGACGCCGACCGAGCCGCAGCGCCGCGCGATTCCCCCGCTCGCGGCCGGACGCAACGCCCTCGTGATCGCGCCCACCGGAACGGGCAAGACGGAGACGGCGATGCTCCCCGTCTTCGATGCGATCGTCCGCGCGGACGGCGAGGCGCGCGAGGGCATCTCCGCGCTGTACGTCACGCCGCTTCGCGCGCTGAACCGCGATATGCGCCAGCGGCTGGAGTGGTGGGGCCAGGAGCTGGACGTCGAGATCGACGTCCGCCACGGCGACACCACCCAGTACCAGCGGCAAAAGCAGGCCGACGACCCGCCGGACGTCCTCGTGACCACGCCGGAGACGCTCCAGGCGATGCTCACGGGCAAGAAGCTCCGGCGCGCGCTCTCGGACGTCAGCCACGTCGTCGTCGACGAGGTCCACGAGCTCGCCTCCGCGAAGCGCGGCGCACAGCTGACCGTCGCCTTGGAGCGGCTCCGCGCGCTCGCGGGCTCGTTCCAGCGCATCGGGCTCTCGGCGACCGTCGGCTCGCCCGAGGAAGTGGGAAAGTTCCTCACCGGCGATCGGGACTTCGAGATCGTCGAGGTCGACGTCGGCAGCGAGGTCTCCTTCACCGTCACGCACCCCGAGGTGACCGCCGAGGACGAGACACTGGCCGGCGAGCTCGCGACCGACGCCGAGATCGCGAGCCACGTCCGCGCGATCCGGGATCTCGTCCGCGACCACGAGTCGACGCTGGTCTTCGTCAACACGCGTCAGACCGCGGAGGCGCTCGGATCCCGATTCAAGGCGCTCGGCGAGCCGATCGAGGTCCACCACGGCTCGCTCGCGAAGGACGTCCGGATCGACGTCGAGGACCGCTTCAAGTCGGGCGAGCTGGACGCGCTCGTCTGCACGTCCTCGATGGAGCTCGGGATCGACGTCGGCCGCGTGGACCACGTCGTCCAGTACGGGAGTCCCCGCGAGGTCGCCCGCCTGCTCCAGCGCGTCGGCCGTGCGGGCCACCGCCGCGACGAGGTCTCCCGCGGCACGATCGTCACCGCCGAGCCCGACGACACGCTCGAAGCGCTGGCGATCGCCCGCCGCGCCGAGGTCGGGGAAGTCGAGCCCGCGCGCATCCACCACGCCAGCCTCGACACCGTCGCCAATCAGATCGTCGGGGTCGTGATGGACGAGGGCGAGGTGTCGGCGCGGCGCGCCTACGAACTGGTGACTGCGGCCTACCCCTTCTCGGACTTGGCCGAGGAAACCTTCCGCGAGGTCGTCCGCGAGCTTTCGAAGAACCGCCTACTGTGGCTCGACGAGGAGGCCGACCGCTTAGAGAAGTCCGGCGGCACCTGGCAGTACTTCTACGCCAATCTCTCGATGATCCCCGACGAGGAGACCTACGAAGTCCACGACATCTCCTCGCGCGGCCAGATCGGCACCCTCGACGAGCGCTTCGTCGTCAATTTCGCCGAGCCCGGCGCGGCGTTCATCCAGCGCGGCGAGATGTGGCGCATCAACGACATCGACGACGAGGAGGCCCGGGTGAACGTCACGCCCATCGAGGACCCGAGCGGCGAGGTTCCCTCCTGGACCGGCT
This is a stretch of genomic DNA from Halobellus sp. MBLA0158. It encodes these proteins:
- a CDS encoding DUF7520 family protein, with product MRVGDDPTAGAARTDAREGSRFVIQLYVALVAVAATAGLLTGAFVDGLSAPRFLFLVPLPPTPLGFAVYGGLTVALVLGIPLALVRYVSQNIDDVEGQ
- a CDS encoding DUF7541 family protein — its product is MSTDPGLSEQYRMASPWPLFIALGIPIAELGILFGLFPLAVGGLLLFGGSVAGMSTETGYARSPWRALVGVAVPLAALGVAFVFTPIDLPSRGTAIVAAAVILVAAGGAGALFSQGQEPTY
- a CDS encoding metallophosphoesterase: MDGGDSPSVSGSGSLVEPIPGEPAARARLDGETALVVSDYHAGIEVGLRYERGVELDSNADLRRIRLLGLLDRVDPDRVVVLGDLGHRIGSADGAESEELADLFDALGDRPVTLVRGNHDAGLESELADVGGERVTVTGPEGVRLGRVGFVHGHTWPSREVVESDVVCVGHEHPAVRLEDEVGGGRKERAWLRGPLRPEPFAEHLGVAVDEFDWRGPELIVFPAFNDRSGGTWVNVEGQGFLSPFLPRALVAADADVYLLDGTRLGPYRTV
- a CDS encoding cbb3-type cytochrome c oxidase subunit I, whose translation is MGLFLVAVAAWLARIENWRSYSPIAGGGAFGQGEGYVSEEKPSGVIRWLTTVDHKDIGILYGTYGLIAFVVGGLMVVVMRIELIDPGMTLISNQFYNSMLTSHGITMLFLFGTPIIAAFANYLVPLLIGADDMAFPRINAIAFWLLPPAALLIWAGFFPIPEVIPAQTAWTMYTPLSAGVGAGNQANAGVDLMLLGLHLSGVSATMGAINFIATIFTERGDDVSWANLDIFSWTILTQSGLILFAFPLLGSALVMLLFDRNFGTTFFAGGDGAILWQHLFWFFGHPEVYILVLPPMGIVSYVLPRFAGRRLFGFKFVVYSTLAIGVLSFGVWAHHMFATGIDPRLRASFMAVSLAIAIPSAVKTFNWITTMWNGRVRLTTPMLFCIGFVSNFIIGGVTGVFLASIPVDLILHDTYYVVGHFHYIVMGAIAFAGFAGLYYWFPLYTGRMYQKTLGKAHFWLSMVGTNITFFAMILLGYGGMPRRYATYLPQFATLHQVATLGALILLVGQIIFVWNFVQSWLEGPQIEDGDPWNLRDAGLYTAEWDWYDQKLQTAIADGGEEEQALPDGGEAVDASAEDD
- a CDS encoding Single-stranded DNA binding protein, translated to MDVDDHAEELASALGVDKAEVKDDLENLVSYSVPIDEAKQSIRRKYGGGDGGDATPSTKDVADVTPEDGNVTVTVRVLSVGRRSIRYQGEEQVIREGEFADATGKISYTAWEDFGFEPGDSITVGNAGVREWEGEPELNVGQSSTVAIETEPVEVPYEIGGDTDLVDLRSGHRGRNVEVRVLEAEERVIDGRDGETTIRSGVVADETGRLPFTDWEARSELREGHDFRLEEVYVREFRGVPQVNLSEYTTVTPLAREIEVDDEAPRMGIAEAVGSGGLFDVELVGNVLEVRDGSGLIERCPECGRVLQNGQCRTHGAVDGEDDMRVKAIVDDGTGTVTAILDRELTEELYGGTLEDAMEAARDAMSKEVVADEIRERVVGHEYRVRGNLSVDDYGANVEASEFERAGDDPAARATEILTEVRP
- a CDS encoding DEAD/DEAH box helicase, with translation MSDGTSARGMDAFTALGEPLRTALSERGFATPTEPQRRAIPPLAAGRNALVIAPTGTGKTETAMLPVFDAIVRADGEAREGISALYVTPLRALNRDMRQRLEWWGQELDVEIDVRHGDTTQYQRQKQADDPPDVLVTTPETLQAMLTGKKLRRALSDVSHVVVDEVHELASAKRGAQLTVALERLRALAGSFQRIGLSATVGSPEEVGKFLTGDRDFEIVEVDVGSEVSFTVTHPEVTAEDETLAGELATDAEIASHVRAIRDLVRDHESTLVFVNTRQTAEALGSRFKALGEPIEVHHGSLAKDVRIDVEDRFKSGELDALVCTSSMELGIDVGRVDHVVQYGSPREVARLLQRVGRAGHRRDEVSRGTIVTAEPDDTLEALAIARRAEVGEVEPARIHHASLDTVANQIVGVVMDEGEVSARRAYELVTAAYPFSDLAEETFREVVRELSKNRLLWLDEEADRLEKSGGTWQYFYANLSMIPDEETYEVHDISSRGQIGTLDERFVVNFAEPGAAFIQRGEMWRINDIDDEEARVNVTPIEDPSGEVPSWTGSEIPVPAHVANEVGEIRAVAADQFARGASREAVARDLRARYPTDPDTLATALEPIERQVEADLPVPTVERVVAEGQGRTVVVNSCYGHRVNETLGRLLAALVGQRTGSSVGMEVSPYRIELEVPTRASVRDVVEVLETTEPGHVEAVLELALKNSDALKFTLAQVAAKFGALKRYQGRERFGADRLLAALEDTPVYDEAVREVFHVDLAVEETADLLAGMQGDSVALETARERTPIGTGGRSSGRELLVPENADASVIQAVKERIQNDRVRLFCLHCADWERETKVRRVRDQPECPECGATRIACLNPWDEETPKAVRADDADRDDEAERLVERAYRSASLVQSHGKQAVIALAARGVGPQTAARIISKLREDEANFYRDILEQERQYARTQSFWD